The Dyadobacter subterraneus genome window below encodes:
- a CDS encoding YtxH domain-containing protein — protein sequence MNKNQKFLIGTLSALVTGVAIGLLVAPKKGKDTRKLIKSKAYDLGDTVKSKAGDIGGTAKDTYEKSLEELSILADKLKEGFFKNVNVAKDKAGSVADNVNEKVRSVVNHNV from the coding sequence ATGAACAAGAATCAGAAATTTCTAATAGGAACGCTAAGCGCTTTGGTTACAGGTGTTGCAATTGGTTTGTTAGTTGCCCCAAAGAAAGGGAAAGATACGCGTAAGCTGATTAAAAGTAAAGCATATGATTTAGGCGATACTGTAAAAAGCAAAGCGGGTGATATCGGAGGAACAGCTAAGGATACATATGAAAAGAGCCTTGAAGAACTTTCAATCTTAGCTGACAAATTGAAAGAAGGGTTCTTTAAAAATGTTAATGTGGCAAAAGACAAAGCTGGTTCGGTAGCGGATAACGTTAACGAAAAAGTTAGAAGTGTTGTAAACCACAATGTATAA